Proteins co-encoded in one Ziziphus jujuba cultivar Dongzao chromosome 9, ASM3175591v1 genomic window:
- the LOC112492934 gene encoding protein MADS AFFECTING FLOWERING 5 has translation MAKKNNSNKIAEEEQQQRRHVCFSKRRKGLFHKASELCNKCGSKMAIVMVSEAGKPYAFGHPSTDEVLDRYLTTTQAINPPATSKNHQKQTNCEEEGKRTEMDIKEWIDKEFEACQTVQELKALKIKYTALLENINKKIQDSSSSPSSSRGKEKEKDHNLFGSSCVGQFNICMDGDNTAKKSNFDNVGKNSGDDDSVLDVLNAVPLAIYNPFNDTAYSLDKVYGGGFDDVGVEHAPANQDLNDVVWYASWSEDHPVSSSFVEPTANSGGGHDESASRVNFQRRLPLPNKKVFVYNQVGSESVHNEVFPTPTSST, from the coding sequence ATGGCAAAGAAGAACAACTCTAATAAGATTGCTGAAGAAGAACAACAACAGAGAAGGCATGTTTGCTTCTCGAAGAGGCGCAAAGGGCTTTTCCACAAGGCATCGGAGCTGTGCAACAAGTGCGGCTCAAAAATGGCCATTGTCATGGTCTCTGAAGCAGGCAAGCCTTATGCTTTTGGACACCCCTCTACCGATGAAGTTCTCGATCGCTATCTAACAACCACTCAAGCAATTAATCCTCCTGCAACttcaaaaaatcatcaaaagcaAACCAAttgtgaagaagaaggaaaaagaacagAGATGGACATCAAGGAATGGATTGATAAAGAGTTCGAAGCATGTCAAACAGTACAAGAATTGAAAGCATTGAAGATAAAGTACACGGCTCTCCTTGAGAATATCAATAAGAAAATTCAAGATTCTTCTTCATCGCCTTCTTCTTCAAgaggaaaagagaaagagaaggaccATAATCTTTTTGGCTCATCTTGCGTGGGTCAGTTTAATATTTGCATGGATGGCGATAATACCgccaaaaagtcaaattttgacaatGTGGGGAAAAACTCAGGGGATGATGATTCTGTCTTGGATGTTTTGAACGCTGTTCCTCTAGCCATATACAATCCATTTAACGACACGGCGTACTCATTGGACAAAGTTTACGGTGGTGGTTTTGATGATGTTGGCGTGGAACATGCACCAGCAAATCAAGATCTCAACGACGTCGTTTGGTATGCAAGTTGGAGTGAAGATCATCCTGTCTCTTCTTCGTTTGTGGAGCCAACTGCTAATAGCGGTGGTGGCCATGATGAAAGTGCAAGTCGAGTGAATTTCCAACGCAGACTTCCATTACCCAATAAAAAGGTCTTCGTTTACAATCAGGTTGGCTCAGAATCTGTACACAATGAGGTCTTTCCAACGCCAACCTCCAGTACCTAA